In Harpia harpyja isolate bHarHar1 chromosome Z, bHarHar1 primary haplotype, whole genome shotgun sequence, a single window of DNA contains:
- the HTR1A gene encoding 5-hydroxytryptamine receptor 1A — protein MDVANNTTSPERSPEGAGGPGLAEVTLGYQLLTSLLLGTLILCAVSGNACVIAAIALERSLQTVANYLIGSLAVTDLMVSVLVLPMAALYQVLNKWTLGQVTCDIFISLDVLCCTSSILHLCAIALDRYWAITDPIDYVNKRTPRRAAVLISLTWLIGFLISIPPMLGWRTPEDRSDPDACTISKDHGYTIYSTFGAFYIPLLLMLVLYGRIFKAARFRIRKTVKKAEKKKIADTCLTLSPAALQKKSNGEPGKGWRRTVEPKPGACVNGTVRQGEDGAALEIIEVQRCNSSSKTHLPLPSEACGSPPPPSFERRNEKNTEAKRRMALSRERKTVKTLGIIMGTFILCWLPFFIVALVLPFCDSKCYMPEWLGAVINWLGYSNSLLNPIIYAYFNKDFQSAFKKIIKCKFCRQ, from the coding sequence ATGGATGTGGCTAACAACACTACCTCCCCAGAGCGCTCCCCCGAGGGGGCAGGCGGCCCCGGCCTCGCCGAGGTGACCCTGGGCTACCAGCtgctcacctccctgctcctagGCACGCTCATCCTGTGCGCCGTGAGCGGCAACGCCTGCGTGATCGCGGCGATCGCCCTGGAGCGCTCCCTGCAAACCGTGGCCAACTATCTCATCGGCTCGCTGGCCGTCACCGACCTCATGGTGTCCGTGCTGGTGCTGCCCATGGCGGCCCTCTACCAGGTGCTGAACAAGTGGACGCTGGGGCAAGTCACCTGCGACATCTTCATCTCGCTGGACGTGCTGTGCTGCACCTCTTCCATCCTGCACCTGTGCGCCATCGCCTTGGACAGGTACTGGGCCATCACGGACCCCATCGACTATGTCAACAAGAGGACTCCCCGGCGGGCCGCCGTGCTCATCAGCCTGACCTGGCTCATCGGCTTCTTGATATCCATCCCGCCCATGCTGGGCTGGAGGACGCCCGAGGACCGCTCGGACCCCGACGCCTGCACCATCAGCAAGGACCACGGGTACACCATCTACTCCACCTTCGGCGCCTTCTACATCCCGCTCCTCCTCATGCTGGTGCTGTACGGCCGCATCTTCAAGGCGGCCCGCTTCAGGATCCGCAAGACCGTCAAGAAAGCGGAGAAGAAGAAAATCGCCGACACCTGCCTCACACTCTCCCCGGCCgccctgcagaagaaaagcaacgGGGAGCCCGGCAAGGGCTGGCGGCGGACTGTGGAGCCCAAGCCCGGTGCCTGTGTCAACGGCACGGTGCGGCAGGGCGAGGACGGGGCCGCCCTGGAGATCATCGAGGTCCAGCGCTGCAACAGCTCCTCCAAGACTCACCTGCCGCTGCCCAGCGAGGCGTGCGGCTCTCCGCCGCCCCCCTCCTTCGAGAGGCGCAACGAGAAGAACACGGAGGCCAAGCGGAGGATGGCTCTGTCCCGGGAGAGGAAGACTGTCAAGACCCTGGGCATCATTATGGGCACCTTCATCCTCTGCTGGCTGCCGTTCTTCATCGTGGCGCTGGTCCTGCCCTTTTGTGACAGTAAGTGCTACATGCCCGAGTGGCTGGGGGCAGTCATCAACTGGCTGGGCTACTCCAACTCCCTCCTCAACCCCATCATCTATGCCTATTTCAACAAAGACTTCCAAAgtgcttttaagaaaattatcAAGTGCAAATTTTGCAGGCAGTGA